The following nucleotide sequence is from Vitis vinifera cultivar Pinot Noir 40024 chromosome 14, ASM3070453v1.
TTTATAGCACCTATCTCCAATCCCGACTGCAAGTTATGGAAACGACAGGATCATCTCATTCTCCATGCCATTCTTGCATCAGTCACATAGGTTGTTGCCCCACTTGTCTCCTCTGCAACAACTTCTCATGAAGCATGGAAGAAACTGGAGACCACCTTTGTAAACCGATCACGAACCAGAATGCTTAGTTTATGTAATATTCTGATGAAGACAACAAAGGGTTCTCAATCCATTGCTAAATACATGCAGACCATCAAAATCATTACCGATGATCTTGTTCTCATGGGCTATCCTCTCAGTGAAGATGAAATTATCCTCCATGTTCTCAATGGGTTGGGCaatgattttaaagaaattagtGCTACCATTCAAGCCAGAGACTCACCAATGACATTCGAAGAACTTCATAACAAATTGCAGGATCAAGAAACTCTTTTGAAGCAAGATGACACCAACATGGAAACTCCACCAATCACTGCTCAGTTTCATCACAAATTCTCTAATCATAAAGGAAATAGTGAAAAATCTGGTGGACATCCGAGAGACAATTTCAACAACAAATGATCAACCAGTAACTTCGACAATAGAAATATCTTTGATagttagagaaaaaaatattgttcaaGGTAATAAGAAATTCTCCAATCAAGGAAATCACCATCCCTAATAGCATTTCAATTCTTCTCAATATTATTGGCGTCCCAACAATGGTACCAATCAATGCTGAATTATTTGTCAACTATGTGACAAAGCTGGCCACAGTGCCAAGGTTTTTCGTTCCCGACCACCACCACACTTCTCACCTCAAGCCAACTACATGGCTAGGGATCAAGCCAACGACAGTGACACTTGGATAGTTGACTCGGGTGCCTCTCATCACATCACTTTGGATCTTCAAAATCTTTCACTACACTCTGATTATGGTGGTAATGAGGACATTATGATTGGCGATGGTAATGGCATTCCTATAACTCATGTCGATTCCATCACAATCGAAGCACCCACAACCACTTTTTCACTTGACAATGTTTTGTGTGCAcccttaattaaaaaaaacttctttATGTTTCTCAatttttccatcaaaataacACATCTATTGAATTTTTTCCTGATTGTTTTACTGTGAAGGATTTGAGCACAGGGGCATCCTTGGTGCGAGGCTAGAATAAAGGAAATGTCTACGAGTGGCCAACGTCATCCACAACCAAACCACATGTCTTTCTCACCAACAAACCCACCATGAAGTCTTGACATTGTTGTCTTGGTCACCTCTCATCTCAAGTCCTGACCAAGCTAGTTTCTACTCAAGCTCTACTTGTGTCTGCACCTCGTATCTTCTTTTCTCATTGTGACTCTTGCCTTAGTAATAAAAGTCACAAATTGCCTTTTGGCGCCTCATCAATTTTGTATACTAGGCCATTAGATATTATTTACACAGATGTTTGGGGTTTTGCACCAATAATTTCATATGATCATTATCGTTATTATGTGATTTTTGTGgactattttacaaaatatacatGGCTCTATCCACTTAAACATAAATCTGATGTCACTTCTATCTTTGAATGTTTCAAAACTATTGTAGAAAATTACTTTGCAACCACCATACAAACAATTTATTTTGATGGTGGTGGAGAGTATCAAAGTCTCAGTCATGTcctttctcattttggtattCAACATCTTAAGTCACTACCTCATACACCCTAAGTCGTTGGTACAACAAAACGTAAACATCGTCATGTGGTTAAAACTGGACTTGTTCTTCTCCATCATGCGTCAATACCACTTTACTTTTGGACTTTTGCATTCCAAACAGCAACCTATCTTATTAATAGGCTGCCAACTCCAATTTTGGGTCACTAATCTCcttttgaaaacttttcaagAAACATCCCAACTACACAAAATTGCAAGTATTTGGATGCTTGTGTTATCCCTAGCTTCGTCCCTACACGTCTCACAAACTTGATCCTCATTCTCGTCCTTGTGTGTTCATTGGTTACTCTTTAGAACATAAtgcttatctttgatttgatcATGTGTCCCATAAACTCTTTGTCTCCCATCATGTTGAATTTGTGGAATCATAATTCCCTTTCCATAATATCTCATTAAAGGTAGATAGGGTTGCAAACACAAGCCTCTCCCGTTGGTCTCTCCTTGACCAACCCACCCACTTTCCAATTTTGCATACCCATATATCCTCATCTCATTCACCAAACACATACCCACCACACATAACTCACTATCCAACTAATGACTTGGTTCACTCAAACTCCACTTTTTTGTCTCGTACCAATGTTGGCCACTTGCATGACTCCTCACAGGTAAGTCAGTCCCCCAATTCTCCTTTATTATATCCCTCTCACCAAAACAACTCCTTCTCACACCATGGTCACAACATGATTACCAAagccaaaaataatatttttaaacccAAACAAATTCTCAATTTGAGTGCCACCACCCCATCATCCAATGAGTCCTTTGAACCCAAAACTGTCTCCCAAGCCCTAAAAATTTCTTATTGGTGACAAGCAATGAGTGAGGAATTTGATGCCCTAGTTAGTAACTCTACATGGACCCTTGTTCCTCCTAACCCCACACAAAAAATTGttgggtgcaagtggatttttcGTATTAAACAGAACCCTGATGGCTCAGTAATGCGATATAAACTCGCCTTGTTGCTAAAGGCTTTCATCAAAGACCTAGAATCGATTTCTCAGACACTTTTAGTCCAGTGGTCAAGCCAACAACAATTCGAATCCTTCTTCACTTAGCTGCCACTTATGGTTGGGTTTTACGTCAATTGGATGTAAACAATGCAATTTTGCAGGGGACTTTAACTGAAGATGTTTTTATGCAGCAACCACAAGGATTTTGTGATCCTTGATTCCCACAGCATGTTTTCAAATTGCAGAAAACTATCTATGGTCTTCTTCAGGCACCACGTGCATGGTACACAAAACTCCAAAATTTCTTACTATCGATTGGGTTCATCATCTCCAAGTCTGACAGCTCACTCTTCATCCCTCGCCAAAAAGAGTTGACTGTGTTCCTtcttgtttatgttgatgacatcatCATCACTGGCACCTCCTTTCAACAGGTCCAACGATTTATTACCACCCCGACTCATCGTTTTTGCCTAAAAGATCTCGATCATTTGGCATACTTCTTTAGAGTTGAAGCCATACATACTTCCTCCAACCTTTTCCTTTCTCAGTACAAGTACATTTGTGACCTACTAGAGAAACATAATATGCTTGGTGCTAATGCAATTTCCACTCCGATCTCTTCCACTATGCCCCTTAAGTTGCATGATGGGGCCCCTCTAGCTGATCCCATTAAATACCGTCAAGTCATTGGTTCTATGCAGtatctctctctcactcactcaACCTAATATCTCTTTTGCAATGAACAAGATATCTTAGTTCATGCACTGCCCATCCACTACTCATTGGTCTGTAGTTAAGAGGGTTTTTCGGTATCTCAAAGGCACTATTCATCTTGGCTATTGCTTTAAAAACACTCACCACTCACTCTCCATGCCTTTATAGACGCTGATTGGACGGGAAACTTTGATGATTGCACTTCCACATCAACATATGTCGTGTTTCTTGGGTGTAACCCAATTAGTTGGAGctttaagaaacaaaaaatagtggCTCAATCCTACACTGAAGTGGAATATCGGGTTGTTGCTACCACCACAGTTGAAATCAATTGGGTGCAGAACCTACTTTATGAACTTCAAGCCCAATCTCCCTCTACTCCAACAATTTACTACGACAATGTGGGTGCTACATATGTGTGTACCAATACTGTATTTCATTCTCGCATGAAACACATTGCCATTGATTTCCCCTTTGTTCGTGATCAAGTGTCCAAGAAGTTGCTACATGTTTCTCATATTCATACTTCTGACCAACTCGCTGACTCTCTCACAAAGCCCCTACCTCGCTTTCAGTTTTTAAATCATTGTTCCAAGATTGACATCCAAGATGGAAGCTCAATCTTGCGGGGGCATGAAAGGAAAACCCGTTGACCTATAAATTTTTGGTAGCAAACACTACCCATATTCTCTATCAATCTCCTACCAATCTTGCTGTAATATCCATATTCTCTATCAATCTTCTACTACCAATCTTGGTGGTAATTTATAACTCACACATACCTCTTGTAGCCTGTATATAATACAATGAATCACAAAGGAATAAACAAGCTCttattttcctattctttctATAAACCTAACACTTTCTTCAAATTGCTCTATTTTGCTTCATGGGAGTTTTTGGTTTCTGTGCTCGTGGAAGACAGTGGAATTTCTTTTGGGTAGTAAGGTTTGAGAAACTGAAAGGAGAAGGAAGGTACTAATGGAAGAAAACAGCAATTGTGAGAACCATGGGATTTGTGAAGAGAATAGGTTACACAGTTGAATGACAAAAAATGAGAGCAAATGTGTAAGATGCAGCCATGGAACTCAGTGCCTTTGATTTTGGTGCGCCTTAATGGAGAAatcaatttatgttttttaattttttttttttttaatgagagaaCTCACATGTGTTTGTTAATACAAGAATTGCATCTAAAATTTCAAGGGATTAATGCAAGGAATTCAATGCCATTGAATTGGGTTTATTGTTGAAATTTTAATGGAAATGGGTTGAAGTTTTGGTGGCTAAGTATATGATGAGATTAATGGTGTTTTAGTGGTTGCATGGGGATGGGTTTTGTGGCTGTTCTATggttgaatattttaaaaataaatcaataagtTCAAATGGTTGTATATGGAGAAGTTAATGGCTGAAAATTCCAAGTGATTTCCATGGGGTTTAAGTGACTGTGTAATGGAACTTTCATTGGCTGGATATTTATATGGAAATTTATAGATCAAATGGGTGCATGTGGTGGGTAGTTggtgtttttttctttggttttttgaaATTCAAGGTTGAATATTCAAGGCATTTGTGGGGCAAAGTGTATGTGCATGAAAGAtttcatggatgaaaatcccTACGTGCATGGCCATTCTCTTATGCATCTTTTTAAAACCCTTTTGTCTCATCTccttaattttttatccttgcttccaaaaattgattcaaaagttcaattttcaaataattttaactcttcaacattttttttttattcttccttAGCCATCTTTAGGTCTCAAAAACCTAATTTTAAAAAGGCTTTTGCTACCATTTTCCTCTCGGCATGcatcttttcttattttattttattttaataaatttgcttCTATTTTCTCTCTAGCAAGCatctttcacaaattttcttgtttttttttttttaataaattttttattttctcaatttttaagCAAACATAAACAAATTCTATAACCCCAAAGATGATAggatttatgaaattaattcatgcaaaaataaaaattgggcTTTGATGGGGCCTAACATATGAGATTTTCTTGTTTGTTGATTGATTGTTTTGCTTGATTGACTTTGCCCTACTCCATGACATTCATGCAATTATTTTGTATTAGTTCACTACCCTTGCTTCCATGATAGCACATTATTAATTCGCTACTCAGGTACACAtcttattttttctcatttgtttACTCACTTTCCATTGCGTACTTTAGTCATAGAACATCTTTGATCATTCTTTGGTATctacaattaatcaatcaattgtcacacttgtcttaacttatttagtagagacccatttttttaggggcttagaggggtgctacgactTATCAATCAAGTAACCAGACCCCCGGACCCAACTCGGTTTCTTGTAAACCTGTTTTTCCTTTAGGAGTCACATCACATttaaagtttttctttcttattttgttttctctttaaaaataaaacaaaaataagtggcgacttcaaaaaatttctaaaaatcaaaaataaaattttcacaaataaaaaatgagtcatgcCATTGAGTAGGAACACATTGTGAAAAATGTAGGTTCACAAATGCATAAAAGATGTTGAATACTACAATAAATCACATATTTAGTTGCAAATTTAGCTAATAGTTTAGAAATTgctacaaaataatttcattgcAATTTTAAAAACACACAACTAATTATTGTCGTTTTAACTGTAATATCGTCTTAGCAAGTAAATAACAAGTATTTAGTCATAGTATTTATTGtcacaaatttaaaatactATTGTCATAAAAGGTATAAAATTGCCTCAAAAATGTAGAATTTAGTGAtgatatttattgttattaattaACATGAACCTTCTGTATTAATAATATGTCACCACTAAAATTATACATTTAGTTACTATAAAATATCACCACTAAGTGTATCAACAATTTATCACTACTATAAGTATGTATTTATCAACAATATTTTGACAATACATTTATAATTTGAGTTATAATTATctcttataattaaaaatttatttttaatcttaattatatattagTGGTAAAAATGTACTTCTGATTACTATAATGATTGTCAttaattgaatatatttaattttatttatatatcaaaCTAAACTTTAACTACAATTATATGTCACTACTAAGAAAAATTTGTAACCTTTTGATGGTCTCGAAGAAGTACATTCTATTGGTTGGTTCATGATTGTCCCTAATtcaatatgatatatataacaaaaaaaaatgaagataatttACTTATTTGCTTCAAGTTTTATTCTaagtatttcaaaaaatatattttaaaataaatgaattaacttaaattttataagaattataaaaaattatcctaaatataatgtttataaaattcttcttttacaaattcaatatatatatggattatttttcatctttgataaaattttataagaattataaaattttattttgaatataaattttggttaatatattttattactagtttaacacataaataaatatagagattatatatattatcGCTTCAACATTTATCctaaatatttagaattaaatctTTAACAATAAAATTCGACTAAAAGTTTGACaatgtttataaaattattttgttataactttgttaaaaataataacattgtATTGTTTTTAGTGATGACATTGTATTTTTCACTTAAAATAATAACATCTCTTAGTGTCTATTATtggaatcattattttttttttgtcataaaatatAAGTATTTAACAAGATCTCAAAGTTATTACTAGAAAAACTTcaaagtaaattttttaatgataagtTATAAGTTGTGTTTGCAATAATTGTcgccaaaataaaatattagcaaaaataaattatatttatcaataattcattttcatatatttcatacatcaacaaattaataaatatttttttgttctaataTTAATAGTGTCAttgaataatcatttttttgtcACTAAAAGTATCAAGGtgaatagaatatttttaatgacAACATTATAATTTTGCcacataatattaatatttatcgGTATTTTGATAATTAGTGACAACAACATtactatcacaaaaaaaaaaaaaaaaaatctatgtaaCATTAGTGATTATCAAATAATAGTtgttattaaatcattttccttccaaattgttgGAGATCGAACTTTGACACTAATGAATTAGTGGCAAAACTTTTTTCCAATATTTGTGTTGTCATTGAATATAgttataaaaatacttttagtgataacaatatatttatattaataaaaatagggTTTTGGAGGTGAGATTTGAAATATGACTAAAACTCTTgtcaagtcatttttcttatagtggtagtttattaatattataaccTTTTACACTTGGAAGTATGGTTTTAGATTCTTGGATGTCATTATCAAAGCAAAAACTAATTACTCCATTAGAGAAGAGCACTAGTCCTACTTTACTAACACTTAACAAAATAACATATGAGTGGAAGTCTTTTAAGTATTTTTCGTAAAAGTATTTCatcagaaaatatttttaagagaattacttatcaaatatttattcaaaaaaatggttttacaaaattttgaaagtattttctaattttttgtcaaaaaccttgatatttttttgaaaacattttttaagttaaaagcgcttccaaaaattattatcaaacaaattCTAAGTAAAGTTAGCTTCCCTTCACCATTAATAGATTCTCTTAAGggcctttattttttttcaaaacctcAATCCGTTGAATTAGAGAATGCACTCTTTTATCAAATTGAGCTTGCTAATATTGTAGATGCTCTATCCTCTATCCTCTATCCTCTCTAAATGTTTCAACCCTCGAAACATTTTTTTACCCTTCTTTTTTCCTCCATTTCCACATGTGAGACCAAAGTATAAGAGCTAAATGTAAGAACTTAAGAGTTGGATTAGAACTTCTGAAATTAAAGATGAGAACATTCACGTAGAAGTTACTTAgatgttgttaaaaatatttgcagAATTACTTaccagaaaaataaataaatatttccaAAGTAAGtctatatattttgtataaggGGGTTCCACTTTTTATATAGAATTcattactattttctatttttaagacaaaaacaagaaatatatcGATGTTTAGTtagttttaagaaatatttgaaaacacaaaaaacaagttaagaatatttcaaatttccaaacatacttttattctataaaacatcaaaaagttgcttttgaaaactattcttaaagACAACTTTTTGAGAATTGTTAAATCAAACTCAATAGGAAgaacccttttttttattttttatggcaaGGAACACAACATCAAACCAGAACAGAGCATTCTCCAAAACTTGTCAAGCAGTTGCAGAATAGAAATACCCATATCCCTTTCACCATGTTGCTGGTTTCATACCATGAAAAACTAAGTGGTTGATCCTCCTACTGCCAGATAGAGGAAATGAAATGCAAGTCTCCTGATCTCATCTATAGCATGTTATGCAATCTTTCAGTTACATCACAATCATAGCAAAACAGACAACATCCAACAGCATTGCCCAGTCCTACATTTCCAATATCTCATGATATAAACAGACAGATAAACAAACAGAAACTATATCTCTCTTCATCTGGCTTATGCTGATATGGCTTTGACTATGATTTTCACTCTTGGTCAAAGAGGAAGCCAATGTTGTTCCACATCAGGTTCAACCAAAGATATCTTAATTCCTGTTTTCATACTCATTTATTTAGTCAGTGAGGAAATTATGATTTCAGAATCAGATTGCATACCCAGATACCTCAATTCATTGTCTTCATACTCTTGCACGTGTATTTGCAAACTGCCATAAGGTGCTAGTCAAAACGTCAGGTGCTCTAGCTCCCGCCACCTCAGTCAGTGGTACTGCATCAGATATCTCTTCTAAATCTTCCTTTGtgagattcaatctcaaggaaCCAATATTATCATCAAGATTTTTAATCTTAGTGGTTCCTACATGCATATCAAATGAGGatcaatataaatatttcttaGCCATACATCTCAGAAGCATGTTTTCCAAAAGCAACTTCTAGTGATTTTAGCAATTTGGTAAGTTTATTGTTATTTACTTATTTGGTATAACAGGATAGTCCTGAAGTCCACAGATATATCTATCTGCAGCAGAAAAAACCTATAGCTGTTGTTCAATGGAGAATcagatttcattttaaaaaaatagaaaaagcaTATCAACAATCAAGAGACATGAATGATCGATGTTATTGTGAGGACAAGAACAGATGTCCAGTATGTTCTTTAGGTGCTAGGTTGATGAGGAAGAACTAAGTGACTCACCAGGGATAGGTGCCACATTATCCCCTCGACAAAGAACCCAAGCTAGTGCAAGCTGTGCAGGGGTGCATCTGTACTTTTCTGCCAACATCTCCATTTTAGTGTATATGATCTTGTTCTTTTCAAAGTTCTCACCTTGAAACCTAGGAATTGATCTCTGATAAGACAAAAGGTTGGCCATCAGTTCACCATGCTTATTCAGATGTAGCACAAAGGGAAATCTATCAAAACCAACCAGGCCCATAATAATGTTTTTGACGGAAAAATTAGTGCAACAAAAAAGAGTACACAAAAGACTGGAAATAGGTCTGGTTCCACACCAGGAAACTGTTTGCAGGAACATTTTCATCAACAGCCTTGCCACCAAAAAACCCACGTCCAAGAGGACTGTATGGAACTATCCCAATTCCAAGTTCTCTACAAAACATACAGAATATAAGTCTCTCATagttaaaaacatataaaattgagtgaaaagaaaagacaaatcGGAAATACAGCAGAGGAAAAGATAAATTCAGATAACTGCAGACTATAAGGATTAAGGTCTGAGTGCGAGGAGAAATATGTGAtattttaccataaaattttGAACATGAAACCAAAATAAGGAATTGGACTTctagaaacttgtttttataaATGGATTTTTGTAACATGGACACGAACATGTAAATAGACAAAAGAAAGCCAAGGATGGACATAGGGAAGAGACAGGTCTAGAACTTAGGATAGAATATGAAACCTGCAAAGAGGGACTATTTCTTCCTCAATATCACGGGTCCAGAGGGACCACTCCATTTGTAAGGCAGTAACTGGATGAACTGCATACGCCCTCCTTATTGTGTCTGGGCTGGCTTCAGATAACCCAATGTACTTAATTTTCTCCTCTTCAACCAACTTTTTAAGCTCCCCCATCTACATTATTGTGGATGTATATTTTTAAGGCATGTGCTAGTGAAATGATTAAAACTTCAAGCAGAACAAAAGATCATAACATTACAAAAATggtttgaaaaaacaaaaattaaataaaaaaagaaaatataatataacactCACAGTTTCCTCTATAGGTACTGACTTGTCAATCCTGTGTTGATAATAGAGATCAATGTATTCCACATCAAGACATTTCAGGCTAGCCTCACAACAGGAGCGAACATACTTA
It contains:
- the LOC100255544 gene encoding perakine reductase; the encoded protein is MAELQMVGVQLPRVKLGNQGLEVSKLGLGCRGLSGGYNNPVPDDVGIAIIKHAFSKGITFFDTADAYGAQANEVLIGKALKELPREKIQLATKFGHAGFDPATGLIVNGTPKYVRSCCEASLKCLDVEYIDLYYQHRIDKSVPIEETMGELKKLVEEEKIKYIGLSEASPDTIRRAYAVHPVTALQMEWSLWTRDIEEEIVPLCRELGIGIVPYSPLGRGFFGGKAVDENVPANSFLRSIPRFQGENFEKNKIIYTKMEMLAEKYRCTPAQLALAWVLCRGDNVAPIPGTTKIKNLDDNIGSLRLNLTKEDLEEISDAVPLTEVAGARAPDVLTSTLWQFANTRARV